A region of Flavobacterium album DNA encodes the following proteins:
- a CDS encoding response regulator produces the protein MKMHRDILVIEDDEDDRDILREIFRDLGYKNKIVFFSDSTEALDYIRRPEIEPFIIISDINMPKLGGFELRNIILNEEILLDKDIPYIFISNAQDEHSLKQANKLSIQGYIHKGNDYNKYKEKIKNLVDYWKVNINSFSSKKQ, from the coding sequence ATGAAAATGCACAGGGATATACTTGTTATTGAGGATGATGAAGATGACAGGGATATTTTAAGGGAGATCTTCCGGGACCTTGGCTACAAAAACAAAATCGTTTTTTTTTCTGACAGTACTGAAGCGTTAGACTATATCCGCAGGCCGGAGATTGAGCCTTTCATTATTATTTCCGACATTAACATGCCTAAACTGGGCGGATTTGAACTACGGAATATTATCCTGAATGAGGAAATCTTACTGGACAAAGACATTCCATATATCTTTATTTCCAACGCACAGGACGAACATTCCCTTAAGCAGGCCAACAAGCTCTCCATACAGGGCTACATCCACAAAGGGAATGATTACAATAAATATAAAGAGAAGATAAAGAACCTTGTTGATTACTGGAAGGTAAACATCAACTCCTTTTCGTCTAAGAAACAATAA
- a CDS encoding thioredoxin family protein, whose translation MKIKTIVTCLFLLANLAVATAQESASSILEKASAQAKKENKKVFVMFHASWCSWCKKMDNNMKSDACKKLFDDNYVVAQIVVKESPKNKNLENPGGDELLKKFKGEKAGLPYFVILDPKGNLLADSNDAKGQNLGCPATPEEVAVFTEKLKKTSKLTDKQLAVITETFIIKK comes from the coding sequence ATGAAAATAAAAACAATCGTTACCTGTCTTTTCCTTTTAGCAAACCTTGCAGTCGCAACAGCACAGGAAAGCGCTTCCTCAATTTTGGAAAAAGCTTCGGCGCAGGCCAAAAAAGAGAATAAAAAAGTATTCGTAATGTTCCATGCCTCATGGTGCAGCTGGTGCAAAAAAATGGATAACAATATGAAAAGCGATGCCTGCAAAAAGCTCTTCGACGATAATTACGTAGTGGCTCAAATTGTAGTGAAGGAATCACCCAAAAACAAGAACCTTGAAAACCCGGGAGGCGATGAGTTGCTTAAAAAGTTTAAGGGCGAAAAGGCCGGACTGCCATATTTCGTAATACTTGATCCTAAAGGCAACCTGCTGGCCGACTCCAATGATGCTAAAGGCCAGAACCTCGGCTGCCCTGCCACACCGGAAGAAGTAGCGGTTTTTACCGAAAAGCTCAAAAAGACATCGAAGCTTACCGATAAGCAGCTGGCAGTGATTACTGAAACATTTATCATTAAAAAATAA
- a CDS encoding rhodanese-like domain-containing protein has protein sequence MKKLIVLFVLTLSLYSCEAQQKKGVERVAPAEFAKEMAADKGQVVDVRTPKEFKSGHIAGAVNIHLYDADFGQRIDKLDKKKTVYVYCKAGGRSAEAVESLKSKGFQHIVELDGGTDAWTDAGKPLE, from the coding sequence ATGAAAAAACTGATAGTGCTGTTCGTATTGACGCTCTCCTTATATTCGTGTGAGGCACAGCAAAAGAAAGGTGTAGAGCGTGTTGCTCCTGCAGAATTCGCCAAAGAAATGGCGGCAGATAAAGGCCAGGTGGTCGATGTACGTACGCCAAAGGAATTTAAAAGCGGGCACATTGCCGGTGCGGTGAACATCCATTTATATGATGCCGATTTCGGGCAGCGTATTGATAAGCTCGATAAAAAGAAAACCGTATATGTGTATTGTAAGGCGGGTGGCAGGAGTGCAGAAGCTGTAGAGTCTCTTAAGTCAAAGGGCTTTCAGCACATTGTTGAGCTCGATGGCGGCACCGATGCCTGGACAGATGCAGGAAAGCCTCTTGAGTAA
- a CDS encoding histidine kinase: MVTPLNIILLSILVLFFIIIVVLIYRLNISEKVRNKFETKFVELENKANTLQLQTLEARLNPHLFKNILNSIQSHAYQTYFAMDKLSNVLDFILYESQNRFVSPKEEIEFALNLIEINKIKISPLFAITVKKKIDEQDPLYTQKILAPLISIDLIENAFKHADLQSPDAFISIIIEFRDNYFSLTVSNKVSNKSAFLKEHGGIGSATLEQRLKIIYKSCYKLERYVEENVYIAQLKINLLEYKNQMLTA, encoded by the coding sequence ATGGTTACTCCTCTAAACATAATCCTCCTCTCCATCCTGGTGTTGTTCTTCATCATCATTGTGGTGCTTATTTATCGCCTTAATATCTCGGAAAAAGTCAGGAATAAGTTCGAGACAAAATTCGTAGAGCTTGAAAACAAAGCAAATACGCTGCAGCTACAGACGCTCGAGGCCCGGCTGAACCCGCATCTGTTCAAGAACATTCTCAATTCGATACAATCACATGCTTACCAGACCTATTTTGCGATGGACAAGCTTTCCAATGTGTTGGATTTCATACTTTACGAAAGTCAGAACCGTTTTGTGAGCCCAAAAGAAGAAATAGAGTTTGCCCTGAACCTTATCGAGATCAACAAAATAAAGATCAGCCCGCTGTTCGCTATCACTGTTAAGAAGAAGATTGATGAGCAGGACCCGCTTTACACTCAAAAGATACTGGCACCGCTGATATCCATAGACCTTATCGAGAATGCCTTCAAGCATGCCGACCTGCAAAGCCCTGATGCTTTTATTTCTATTATTATAGAGTTTCGCGACAATTATTTTTCACTGACGGTATCTAATAAGGTGTCTAATAAATCCGCTTTCCTGAAAGAGCATGGCGGCATAGGTTCGGCTACACTGGAACAACGCCTCAAGATAATATACAAGTCGTGCTATAAGCTGGAACGGTATGTAGAGGAAAACGTATATATTGCACAACTAAAAATAAACTTGCTTGAATACAAAAATCAGATGCTTACTGCTTGA
- a CDS encoding LytR/AlgR family response regulator transcription factor → MNTKIRCLLLDDELPGLAYLKMICEQMDELEVVRAFNSPEVLLNEWQSLDFDLLITDIEMPGMNGLQVADAIKGKAIIFTTAYKNFAVDAFDRDAVDYVVKPVKQERLLQAVQKVAARLAKTEKAPKQIQLNTDRGKALISTAKIFCVITSDIDSRDKIIILSDKTKVIVKNCSFEKLLEMLPEDEFSRINKKAVIALKHVQFYAHDEITADMLLPDGRHYTFPLSEIYRSDFTAKVKK, encoded by the coding sequence TTGAATACAAAAATCAGATGCTTACTGCTTGATGACGAGCTTCCCGGGCTGGCTTACCTAAAAATGATATGCGAGCAGATGGACGAGCTCGAAGTAGTGCGCGCCTTCAACAGTCCTGAAGTGCTTTTGAACGAATGGCAGTCGCTGGATTTCGACCTGCTTATCACCGATATCGAAATGCCGGGCATGAATGGCCTCCAGGTTGCCGATGCCATTAAAGGCAAAGCCATAATATTTACCACGGCCTATAAGAACTTTGCGGTTGATGCCTTCGACAGGGATGCGGTAGACTATGTGGTAAAGCCTGTAAAACAGGAACGCCTGCTGCAGGCAGTGCAGAAAGTAGCGGCACGGCTGGCGAAGACAGAAAAAGCGCCGAAACAGATACAGCTCAATACCGACAGGGGCAAGGCACTGATAAGCACAGCAAAAATATTTTGTGTAATAACATCGGATATCGACAGCCGCGACAAAATAATCATACTTAGCGATAAGACAAAAGTCATTGTGAAGAACTGCTCTTTCGAAAAATTGCTCGAAATGCTCCCTGAAGATGAATTTAGCCGCATCAACAAAAAAGCGGTCATCGCATTAAAACACGTACAGTTTTATGCGCATGATGAAATTACCGCCGATATGCTGCTGCCCGATGGCAGGCACTACACGTTTCCGCTGAGCGAAATATACCGCAGCGACTTCACTGCAAAGGTCAAAAAGTAG
- a CDS encoding cation:proton antiporter → MKNFKSSLFYVCVIAVFSAIIYWLLHNGRHLEEGRTIIQKPTDTGQWEDFLASMTDNLTHPLALLLVQIITIIFVARLFGWICKRIGQPTVIGEMIAGIVLGPSLVGTMFPEYSAMLFPKESLGNLKFLSQIGLILFMYVVGMELDLSVLKNKAKDAVIISHASIIIPFTLGLGLAYFIYTQFAPPGIEFMAFGLFMGIAMSITAFPVLARIVQERGLHRTRIGALGITCAAADDVTAWCILAVVIAIVKAGSFVSALYVIGLSIAYVFLMLWVVKPFLKKIGELYGNKDNITKPVVAIFFLTLLISSYTTEIIGIHALFGAFMAGAIMPENMRFRSIFIEKVEDVSQVMLLPLFFVFTGLNTNIGLLDDPYMWKVCGVIILVAVVGKFFGSAITARVVGQNWRDSLTIGALMNTRGLMELIVLNIGLELGVLSKPIFSMMVIMALATTFMTGPALDLIGFIFNRKKNYIPAEIRQVSKFKVLVSFDSPEGGKTLLRLANAFVKKMDRNAMVTAMHISPSSEIHTFNLEEYEKESFKPVLAEAENLNQNVTTLFKASTDMDTDIATVANKGEFDLVLIDIGRSIFEGTLLGKILGFTTRIINPESLLNTFTGKEKLFENSPFDDKTQHILSKTEAPVGILVDKEFRSTDRVFLTIFDPSDAFLIDFAQKLISNTGSQVTVLDADGMVKNNAAIKESIRIIEHNVPNHIKLLSERKIEKEFLQGQDLMIISVDSWKKLVESRSTWLNHTPSLLIMKQ, encoded by the coding sequence ATGAAGAACTTTAAGAGCAGTCTTTTTTATGTCTGCGTTATCGCTGTATTTTCCGCAATCATCTATTGGTTGCTCCACAATGGCAGGCACCTTGAAGAAGGCCGTACAATTATACAGAAACCAACTGATACAGGGCAATGGGAAGATTTCCTGGCCTCAATGACCGACAATCTCACGCATCCCCTGGCTTTGCTTCTTGTACAGATAATCACTATCATTTTTGTAGCCCGCCTTTTCGGGTGGATATGCAAAAGGATAGGACAGCCAACGGTTATTGGCGAAATGATTGCCGGCATCGTGCTTGGCCCGTCGTTGGTTGGCACCATGTTCCCGGAATATTCTGCAATGCTTTTCCCGAAGGAATCATTAGGCAACCTGAAATTCCTAAGCCAGATAGGCCTAATTTTATTCATGTATGTAGTAGGCATGGAACTCGACCTTAGTGTACTGAAGAATAAAGCAAAAGACGCAGTTATCATTAGCCATGCCAGTATCATCATACCTTTTACATTGGGACTTGGGCTTGCTTATTTTATTTATACGCAATTTGCGCCTCCGGGCATCGAGTTCATGGCTTTCGGCCTCTTTATGGGTATTGCGATGAGCATAACGGCATTTCCGGTACTGGCGCGTATCGTTCAGGAGCGGGGGCTGCACCGTACCCGTATCGGGGCGCTCGGGATAACCTGTGCCGCCGCCGATGATGTTACCGCCTGGTGCATCCTTGCTGTGGTGATTGCCATTGTAAAAGCAGGCTCGTTCGTGAGTGCACTTTATGTAATAGGGCTTTCTATTGCCTATGTATTCCTTATGCTGTGGGTGGTAAAGCCGTTCCTCAAAAAGATAGGTGAGCTTTACGGTAATAAGGATAATATCACCAAGCCGGTAGTAGCGATATTCTTCCTTACGCTGCTTATTTCATCGTATACCACCGAGATCATTGGTATCCACGCGCTTTTCGGGGCGTTTATGGCCGGGGCTATAATGCCGGAGAACATGCGTTTCCGAAGCATATTCATTGAGAAAGTAGAAGACGTATCGCAGGTAATGCTGCTGCCGCTGTTCTTTGTATTTACGGGCCTTAATACCAACATCGGCTTGCTGGACGACCCGTATATGTGGAAGGTATGCGGCGTTATCATATTAGTAGCCGTGGTGGGGAAATTTTTCGGAAGTGCCATTACGGCGCGGGTAGTAGGGCAGAACTGGCGTGACAGCCTTACCATTGGCGCATTGATGAATACCCGTGGGCTGATGGAGCTCATAGTACTGAATATAGGTCTGGAGCTCGGCGTACTTTCTAAGCCGATCTTCTCGATGATGGTGATCATGGCGCTGGCAACCACGTTCATGACGGGCCCGGCGCTCGACCTGATAGGTTTTATATTCAACAGGAAGAAAAATTATATCCCCGCAGAAATACGGCAGGTGAGCAAATTCAAGGTACTGGTTTCTTTCGATAGTCCCGAAGGGGGTAAAACCCTTTTGAGGCTTGCAAATGCCTTTGTAAAAAAGATGGATCGTAACGCGATGGTAACCGCAATGCACATATCGCCAAGCAGCGAGATCCATACTTTTAATCTTGAGGAGTACGAAAAGGAGAGTTTCAAGCCGGTACTGGCAGAAGCCGAAAACCTCAACCAAAATGTGACCACCCTTTTTAAGGCCTCTACCGATATGGATACTGATATTGCCACCGTTGCCAACAAAGGCGAGTTCGACCTGGTACTGATCGATATAGGGCGTTCCATATTCGAAGGGACGCTGTTAGGGAAAATATTAGGCTTCACTACAAGGATCATCAATCCTGAAAGCCTGCTCAATACTTTTACGGGAAAAGAAAAGCTGTTCGAGAATTCTCCTTTCGATGATAAAACACAGCATATCCTGAGCAAGACCGAAGCGCCGGTAGGTATTTTGGTTGATAAGGAATTCAGGAGCACTGATAGGGTATTCCTTACGATATTCGATCCTTCCGATGCCTTCCTTATCGATTTTGCACAAAAGCTCATCAGCAATACCGGTTCGCAGGTTACCGTGCTCGATGCTGATGGTATGGTGAAAAACAATGCCGCGATCAAAGAAAGCATCCGCATCATTGAGCACAATGTACCGAACCACATCAAATTACTAAGCGAAAGAAAGATCGAAAAAGAATTCCTTCAGGGGCAGGACCTCATGATAATAAGCGTTGACAGCTGGAAAAAACTGGTAGAATCGCGCAGTACATGGCTCAACCACACACCATCGCTGCTGATCATGAAACAATAA
- a CDS encoding DUF3995 domain-containing protein, whose amino-acid sequence MMLLVLIDATIFILLSFLHIYWALGGNWGMNAVLPALSESQRRFRPGIYGTFAIGVAMGLFAFISIGNMGIFKAFAGRDIFRYASTAIAIVFLLRAIGDFRYIGFFRKANGTLFAKNDIRYYSPLCVFIAVLTLAVAWIK is encoded by the coding sequence ATGATGCTTTTAGTGCTTATTGATGCGACCATTTTCATCCTGCTTTCTTTCCTGCACATCTATTGGGCTTTGGGAGGTAATTGGGGAATGAATGCGGTACTTCCTGCCCTTTCGGAAAGCCAGCGCCGCTTCCGTCCCGGAATTTACGGCACATTTGCCATAGGTGTGGCTATGGGGCTTTTCGCCTTCATCAGCATTGGCAACATGGGTATTTTTAAGGCGTTCGCAGGCAGGGACATCTTCCGGTATGCATCAACAGCAATAGCAATTGTTTTTCTGCTTAGGGCTATAGGCGATTTTAGGTACATCGGTTTTTTCAGGAAAGCCAACGGTACGCTTTTCGCCAAAAACGATATCCGCTACTATTCCCCGCTGTGCGTTTTTATAGCCGTGCTTACACTTGCCGTGGCATGGATAAAATAA